Proteins encoded within one genomic window of Calonectris borealis chromosome 1, bCalBor7.hap1.2, whole genome shotgun sequence:
- the CLNS1A gene encoding methylosome subunit pICln isoform X2 yields MVEEGGGGGAMSFLKRFPPPAEGVRHQQPDTEAVLAGRTLGAGTLYIAESRLSWLENSGVGFSLDYPTISLHAVSRDLNAYPWEHLYVMVNAKFEEESKEAPMAEGEEEEDSDDDVEPIAEFRFVPSDKSALEAMFSAMCECQALHPDPDDEDSDNDYEGEEYDVEAHELEQGDIPTFYTYEEGLSHLTAEGQATLERLEGMLAQSVSSQYNMAGVRTEDSIREFEDGMEVDIAPVVAGQFEDAEVDH; encoded by the exons atggtggaggagggaggcggcggcggcgccatgAGTTTCCTCAAGCGGTTCCCGCCGCCGGCCGAGGGTGTTCGCCACCAGCAGCCTGATACGGAGGCGGTGCTGGCGGGGCGCACCCTGGGCGCCGGTACGCTCTACATCGCTGAGAG TCGCCTGTCTTGGCTGGAAAACTCCGGAGTTGGCTTCTCCTTGGATTATCCCACCATAAGTTTACACGCCGTCTCCAGGGACCTGAACGCCTACCCATGGGAGCACTTGTACGTCATGGTGAATGCCAAATTCGAAG AGGAGTCAAAAGAGGCTCCCATGgctgaaggggaggaggaggaagacagcgATGACGATGTTGAACCAATTGCGGAATTCAGATTTGTACCCAGCGACAAATCAGCCT TGGAAGCCATGTTTTCAGCGATGTGTGAATGCCAAGCTCTGCACCCAGACCCAGACGATGAAGATTCAGACAACGATTACGAAGGGGAGGAGTACGATGTTGAGGCCCACG AGCTAGAACAAGGGGACATCCCGACCTTTTACACTTACGAAGAAGGATTGTCGCATTTAACTGCAGAAGGTCAGGCCACTCTGGAGAGGTTAGAAGGCATGTTAGCCCAGTCTGTCAGCAGTCAGTACAACATGGCTGGAGTGAGAACAGAAGACTCGATAAGGGAGTTTGAAG ATGGGATGGAGGTGGACATAGCACCAGTAGTTGCGGGGCAGTTTGAAGACGCAGAAGTCGATCACTGA
- the CLNS1A gene encoding methylosome subunit pICln isoform X1: protein MVEEGGGGGAMSFLKRFPPPAEGVRHQQPDTEAVLAGRTLGAGTLYIAESRLSWLENSGVGFSLDYPTISLHAVSRDLNAYPWEHLYVMVNAKFEEEESKEAPMAEGEEEEDSDDDVEPIAEFRFVPSDKSALEAMFSAMCECQALHPDPDDEDSDNDYEGEEYDVEAHELEQGDIPTFYTYEEGLSHLTAEGQATLERLEGMLAQSVSSQYNMAGVRTEDSIREFEDGMEVDIAPVVAGQFEDAEVDH from the exons atggtggaggagggaggcggcggcggcgccatgAGTTTCCTCAAGCGGTTCCCGCCGCCGGCCGAGGGTGTTCGCCACCAGCAGCCTGATACGGAGGCGGTGCTGGCGGGGCGCACCCTGGGCGCCGGTACGCTCTACATCGCTGAGAG TCGCCTGTCTTGGCTGGAAAACTCCGGAGTTGGCTTCTCCTTGGATTATCCCACCATAAGTTTACACGCCGTCTCCAGGGACCTGAACGCCTACCCATGGGAGCACTTGTACGTCATGGTGAATGCCAAATTCGAAG AAGAGGAGTCAAAAGAGGCTCCCATGgctgaaggggaggaggaggaagacagcgATGACGATGTTGAACCAATTGCGGAATTCAGATTTGTACCCAGCGACAAATCAGCCT TGGAAGCCATGTTTTCAGCGATGTGTGAATGCCAAGCTCTGCACCCAGACCCAGACGATGAAGATTCAGACAACGATTACGAAGGGGAGGAGTACGATGTTGAGGCCCACG AGCTAGAACAAGGGGACATCCCGACCTTTTACACTTACGAAGAAGGATTGTCGCATTTAACTGCAGAAGGTCAGGCCACTCTGGAGAGGTTAGAAGGCATGTTAGCCCAGTCTGTCAGCAGTCAGTACAACATGGCTGGAGTGAGAACAGAAGACTCGATAAGGGAGTTTGAAG ATGGGATGGAGGTGGACATAGCACCAGTAGTTGCGGGGCAGTTTGAAGACGCAGAAGTCGATCACTGA